The Halorubrum salinarum genome segment CGTCTTCCACTTCGAGTTCGCAGACGGCGACGATCGGTACCGTCCAATGCTGGAGACGACTGGGGAGACACTCGAGATCCTCCGGACGGAACTGATGGCGCCGGATCCGGATGGGTTCGCAACAATCGACGAAGTGGAGCTCGAAGGCACCGTCTTCGAGAATCTACAACGGCTCCACGAACTCGGCGCGTACACCTTTACCGTTCGTGACTACGGGACACTCGATATCGAGGCCGTCCCAGTCGGGACGATTGCCCGCGAACCAGACTGGCGGGTGACGGACGCAACGCGGACACTGGACTTCACTGACTATGCCAACGTGGTGACTGTCCACGGGCGCACGCGTAATGACGGGACACAGGCAACTGCGACACGAAAGAACCAGTCCGAGATCGACGAGCTCGCAGCGCGTGGTGTCGGCGACAACGGCGAAATTCAACACTTCGAGAAGAATCCTGAGTTGGAGACGCAATCTGAGGTGGACTCACGCGCCGAACGATTGCTCGAGGAGTCCGTCAACGAGCGCGATGAGGCTGGCACACTCGAGATCGCGCCCCAGTACGTGGCACCCGGCTTCACGTATCCCGTCAGCAACTGGGGCGACGCCTTCCAGTACGGCAGTCAGATCGGGACGAACTCGCTGTACTTCGACGGAACGAGCCACGCCGAGTTCGAGTTCACGTATTCTTCGTCTGATGGGCCAGACGGTGGAGTGTGGACGACGGAGTTGTGGCTTCACCCAGACTGTATTGCGTCGTTGAATGCCGATGAGTGGGTAACGCTCCTACACGTCCAAAATGAGACGGCTGAAGCAGAAATCCGGCTGTATGGTGATGGGAGCATCAACGTCGGTGAGCCGGCAGGATCAGCGTACATGACGCGGACTGATCCGGGCGTGCTCCGCGATGGGGACGCACAACGGCTGTCTGTCGTCTGGCGCCACGACGAGCGCCGAGTGTACGTCGACGGCCAACTTGAGGCCGAGTACTCAAGCGCCAATCCAAGCGAGTACGATCAGATCTATGTCGATGCTGACGGTGCGACGTGTTACATCGGCGCCGACGGCGACGGTAATCACCACTACACTGGTGGCATCGACGATGTTCGATTCTGGGTAGACTCAGGGCCCCGTTCGCAGGCTACGATCCGCGAGACGTACGACATCGATCTCCTCGAAACGGAAGCAGATCTGGGTGCGATGCCAGTGTACTTCCGATTTGACGATATGACGGATCCGTCG includes the following:
- a CDS encoding LamG-like jellyroll fold domain-containing protein — its product is MTQHGTVLTIGGQLGDDSATVFENLDDVQFTDAASSMGSWSATVPSDGGFADAIFEDIYIYHEDDILFGGELESFDDDYSAGTTTLSGRGALVTLDRVTDTVTYSDTTVYEALRDAWSNTQFDVSVLPPNRELFNKTYPSESDHIRKWGWEGDDDGLTGIDTSGAFVERNRLVIDDPNLMLDDTNGGTQYPSIRPDTSVRYFAMLVETASPVTEFKVGLKQMNLSGTQWDTVSYDTPQRFHVFHFEFADGDDRYRPMLETTGETLEILRTELMAPDPDGFATIDEVELEGTVFENLQRLHELGAYTFTVRDYGTLDIEAVPVGTIAREPDWRVTDATRTLDFTDYANVVTVHGRTRNDGTQATATRKNQSEIDELAARGVGDNGEIQHFEKNPELETQSEVDSRAERLLEESVNERDEAGTLEIAPQYVAPGFTYPVSNWGDAFQYGSQIGTNSLYFDGTSHAEFEFTYSSSDGPDGGVWTTELWLHPDCIASLNADEWVTLLHVQNETAEAEIRLYGDGSINVGEPAGSAYMTRTDPGVLRDGDAQRLSVVWRHDERRVYVDGQLEAEYSSANPSEYDQIYVDADGATCYIGADGDGNHHYTGGIDDVRFWVDSGPRSQATIRETYDIDLLETEADLGAMPVYFRFDDMTDPSTFINDGDVAQYNTDTTNAGAEFQDAFGQLEEVQYSLGTGDTISLDFDISGRIDTELIKTQRTSRSNRRSL